The following are encoded in a window of Dioscorea cayenensis subsp. rotundata cultivar TDr96_F1 chromosome 16, TDr96_F1_v2_PseudoChromosome.rev07_lg8_w22 25.fasta, whole genome shotgun sequence genomic DNA:
- the LOC120278615 gene encoding transcription factor MYB3-like, with translation MGRSPCCAKVGLQKGQWTANEDQLLIKYIQANGEGHWNSLPQKAGLLRCPKSCRLRWMNYLRPDIKRGNIGPQEEDLIIRLHALLGNRWSLIARRLPGRTDNEIKNYWNCHLKKKLKEQGFAIKENRLSKRRNVINYKPLSPNQRRSADDNKLLLGEETRQDFCSNGSDNNGETGPARGSHGTHRTDADAVRGDAWLLRRW, from the exons ATGGGTAGATCACCTTGTTGTGCAAAGGTTGGGCTGCAGAAAGGGCAATGGACAGCAAATGAAGATCAGTTacttatcaaatatatacaGGCCAATGGTGAAGGCCACTGGAATTCTCTCCCTCAGAAAGCAG GGCTTCTTAGATGTCCAAAGAGTTGCAGGTTGAGATGGATGAACTATTTAAGGCCTGATATAAAGAGAGGGAACATAGGACCACAAGAGGAAGACCTTATCATCAGGCTCCATGCATTGCTTGGCAACAGATGGTCACTGATTGCCAGAAGACTTCCTGGCCGGACAGATAATGAGATCAAGAACTATTGGAATTGTCATCTCAAGAAGAAACTCAAGGAACAAGGGTTTGCGATAAAAGAAAACCGGCtttcaaaaagaagaaatgTTATTAACTATA agccttTATCCCCCAACCAAAGGAGATCAGCTGACGACAACAAGCTGCTGTTAGGCGAAGAAACAAGACAAGACTTTTGTTCGAATGGCTCGGACAATAACGGAGAGACTGGACCAGCTAGAGGCTCGCATGGAACTCATCGAACGGACGCTGATGCGGTTCGAGGAGATGCTTGGTTGCTTCGGCGATGGTGA